CGTTAGCCACAACCCCCGGCAGGTTGAGGGCAAACCGCTGCTCCCAAGCCGGTGTAGCATTCAACGATTTAGTTAAGACCTGAGGCAATTTTGAGTCTTGGGCACCCAGAGCTAAACCGCTCCAGCGCAGGTCGGCTAGCACCTCTTGGGCATTGCTGTAGCGCTCTTGCAGGCGGCGGTTGACCATGCGATCTAACACGCGCCCTAGGGCGAGACTGATGGGTGCCATCACGTACGGTCGCCACACCCAGGCATCGTCGCTAACAGAATAAAGGTCGAAGGGATGCAGCCCGGTGAGCAGGTGCAGACAGGTCACCCCTAAGCTAAAAATATCGCTGGCGTAGACCGCCTTGCCCAGGGCTTGCTCGGGGGCGGCGTACCCCGCACTGCCGATCACCGTAGCAGTGCGCTTAAGCTGTTCAGGATCAGCGATCGCCTTGGCCGCCCCAAAATCCACCAGTGCTAAGGGTTGCGGTGCCGGCGGCGCAACAATGTTTGCAGGCTTGATATCGCGATGAATCACGCTGTGGTCGTGAATGTAAGCCAGCACGGGCAACAGTTCGTAGAGCACCCGCTGCACCAGGGCTTCACCACTCGGGTTGGAGGACTGTTGAATCAGCTGGTCGAGGTTGGGACCAGGAAGGTATTCCTGCACCAAAAACTGCCCCTGGGTACTGTCAATCACATCCAGCAAGGCGGGAATTTGAGGATGCTGGCCCAGGGTAGCCAAGCGATCAGCCTCACGGTGAAAGCGCTGGTGGCGATCTGGTCGATTTTCCCCAATTGCCAAGAACATTTGCTTGACGACACAGAGCAAGGGTGGCTCGCCGCCTTCGTCCACCGCCAGGTAGGTACGCCCAAAGCCACCCTGCCCCAGATAGCGCTGGCAACGGTAGCGATCGCCTACCCACAGAGGTTGACCACAGGCGGTGCAAACCCTCGCCCTATCCTCATTCTTCGGCTGTGGACAAGTGGGGTTGACGCAAAGACTGGTCAAAGAATGGCTCTATTCACTATCCAACAATCTGCGATGTTAGAGATTCTATGCCGCTGGGCATTGCCCACCCTACCGTGGACATGAATAGGGAGGCTCACCCACCTACCCATCCACCCGCCTACCCATCTACCTCTAAGTCGGCACCAACTCGCCCGGACGCAGCTTCGCCCACTTACCCTGTTCTGCAACAAAGCTGTCGCAGCCGACTACGTCAAACTCCTGTTCAACCCCGTCATCGAGCATACGAATGTTGGCGTTGACCGTAGGATTCACTGCCTCGAAGTTGGGGGAATCAGTCAAATGAGGTTGTCTGTGCAGCTCTTCCACCGCGTGGTAAGTGGTGCAGCGATCGACGTAGTGGCAGTTTACACAAATGCACATAGCACGCCCCCGGCAGGAACACAGCAAGGTCAAAGCCGACATCTCCAGTCTAGCCAGCCCTCAGCTAAATGGCCGTCATTCTTAAGGCAGTCAAGGGCTTTTGCCGTAAAGGCGATGCGTTTTCTGGTAGTCTAGCTCAAGTTTTTTGAATGTCCCGGGCGGCCCAGCCCAGATGTTGCAAACTGAAAACCCAGCTTGGGTTTTCAGCTGTTCTCTGCGGGGCCAGGGTGTCAAGACTAAAAAACCCTGTTGTAATGAAAGAAATGAGGGTTCATTGAATCCAACGCTATCACCCTTCTCCCTCGCAGTGGCTTCTGAAAAATCGGCGCTTTCGCCAAAAACCTGGCCTTTCAGCGTGTCGCTACTGCCACAGCAAGCCTACCTGGTGGGGGGAAGTGTCAGAG
This sequence is a window from Leptolyngbya subtilissima AS-A7. Protein-coding genes within it:
- a CDS encoding protein kinase domain-containing protein, with amino-acid sequence MTSLCVNPTCPQPKNEDRARVCTACGQPLWVGDRYRCQRYLGQGGFGRTYLAVDEGGEPPLLCVVKQMFLAIGENRPDRHQRFHREADRLATLGQHPQIPALLDVIDSTQGQFLVQEYLPGPNLDQLIQQSSNPSGEALVQRVLYELLPVLAYIHDHSVIHRDIKPANIVAPPAPQPLALVDFGAAKAIADPEQLKRTATVIGSAGYAAPEQALGKAVYASDIFSLGVTCLHLLTGLHPFDLYSVSDDAWVWRPYVMAPISLALGRVLDRMVNRRLQERYSNAQEVLADLRWSGLALGAQDSKLPQVLTKSLNATPAWEQRFALNLPGVVANGLAMSPNGRAIATACSDGSVRLWDCTNGELIHAFRRSLGLLGVGHRGAVNAVAFTHAGDAIISGGEDSQLIRWNLDDYTGQKLPVSSWQISSLLIAPPGDTLAVGSGDGRIHLWSLAQENAPKMLVHHQDQVTALAVDIVGNLLVSGGRDRTIRLWSLPSGRLTRTLTAPKASITALACHPQDGRIVSGDREGHVQVWIAEHPDQGMVIHKAPSPITALAISPNGYWLAIGADNGHLTLKSLQGLGQTSQLRHAWGVRAVAFTPDSRMLVSTSADETIRFWCFESA
- a CDS encoding Ycf34 family protein, with protein sequence MCICVNCHYVDRCTTYHAVEELHRQPHLTDSPNFEAVNPTVNANIRMLDDGVEQEFDVVGCDSFVAEQGKWAKLRPGELVPT